The proteins below come from a single Lodderomyces elongisporus chromosome 3, complete sequence genomic window:
- the plr1_1 gene encoding pyridoxal reductase Plr1 has product MTKAIEIPGKFGFGTMSMTWKQTPPPFEQSIETLQFVTSHPEFSTKLLNGGEFYGHDDANLKLLKEFVDQNPPELNKQLIISIKGGLDVKTLHPDGSKEGIAKSIENIVSYFPHKENRPVLIFEIARVDKKVPYEETIKYIQEYVEQGVIDGISLSEVGIESIRKAISVAPISCVELEFSLFAQDILNDGILEELSKHQIPVIAYSPLCRGILTDHTAKDPESFIEEIKKSGDIRSMLDKFNPDIFKENTPLLKAYYEFAHNVKNTSLESLALSWILKVSGQKNFGGIEHITRILPIPSGSTKQRVEANFGNIVDLSDADLEELDKITKKYPIKGHRYNAALQGTLNQ; this is encoded by the coding sequence atgactAAAGCAATTGAAATTCCAGGAaaatttggatttggaacTATGTCTATGACATGGAAacaaacaccaccaccatttgAGCAGTCAATTGAAACGCTTCAATTTGTCACATCACACCCCGAATTCAGCACTAAATTACTCAATGGAGGAGAATTTTATGGCCATGATGATGCTAACTTGAAACTACTTAAGGAATTTGTTGACCAGAACCCACCAGAATTGAATAAACAGCTCATCATTTCAATCAAAGGAGGTTTAGATGTCAAAACCTTGCATCCAGACGGGTCTAAGGAAGGTATTGCTAaatcaattgaaaatatcGTATCCTACTTTCCTCACAAAGAGAATAGACCAGTATTGATTTTTGAAATCGCTAGAGTCGACAAGAAGGTGCCCTATGAGGAAACTATCAAATATATCCAAGAGTATGTTGAGCAAGGTGTTATTGACGGTATCTCTTTATCTGAAGTTGGAATTGAATCAATTAGAAAAGCAATTAGCGTTGCACCAATCTCTTGTGTTGAATTGGAATTCTCCTTGTTTGCTCAAGATATACTAAACGATGGTATATTGGAAGAATTGTCAAAGCACCAGATACCAGTGATTGCTTATTCACCACTTTGTAGAGGTATATTGACGGACCATACTGCAAAAGATCCGGAAAGCTTTATtgaagaaatcaaaaagagtGGAGATATTAGAAGCATGTTGGACAAATTCAACCCCGATATCTTCAAGGAGAACACACCTCTTCTTAAAGCTTATTACGAGTTTGCACATAATGTGAAAAACACTTCATTGGAATCCTTGGCATTGTCCTGGATTTTAAAAGTCTCTGGCCAAAAGAATTTTGGAGGAATCGAGCACATTACTCGGATTTTGCCAATTCCTTCAGGATCTACTAAGCAAAGAGTCGAGGCAAATTTTGGAaatattgttgatttgAGTGATGCAGACTTGGAAGAGTTGGACAAGATCACCAAAAAGTATCCAATTAAAGGTCATAGGTATAACGCTGCTTTGCAAGGTACTTTAAATCAATAG
- the plr1_2 gene encoding pyridoxal reductase Plr1 → MPPSPPVKIPGKFGLGTLSMTMRPNPPPLKQSIETLKYATTHPDFGVKFINGGDFYGPDNLNLKLLKDFTDKNKEEFNKSLVFSIKGGMDGKTHKPDGSKEGIARSIENVTKFFPPKENRPQILFEIARVDPKVPFNESLNHIKSYLKDGSIDGISLSEVGSETIRQSAEAAPISCVELELSILSQDALQNDVIKTLSELEIPVIAYAPLGHGLLTDQTVNHPEQVLNSIEKGDIRRLFDRFKPDTFKQNLTTLKALYDFAHNEKKTSLEGLALSWIVKISNLSNFRGIDKVTKILPIPSGSTKQKIDANLGSIVELSQDDLKKIEEILEKHPIKGLRYNALMEKTLFQ, encoded by the coding sequence ATGCCACCATCGCCACCAGTAAAGATTCCAGGCAAGTTTGGGTTGGGCACATTGTCTATGACAATGAGACCTAACCCGCCACCACTTAAACAGTCAATTGAAACGCTTAAATATGCTACAACGCACCCGGATTTTGGAGTCAAGTTTATTAATGGAGGAGATTTTTACGGTCCTGATAATttaaacttgaaacttttaaAAGATTTTACTGATAAAAACAAGGAGGAGTTCAATAAAAGCTTGGTGTTCTCCATTAAAGGTGGAATGGACGGAAAGACACACAAGCCTGATGGAAGCAAGGAAGGTATTGCTCGATCCATTGAAAACGTTACAAAATTTTTCCCACCAAAAGAGAATAGACCTCAAATCTTATTCGAGATTGCCCGAGTTGACCCCAAGGTGCCATTCAATGAGTCACTAAACCATATCAAACTGTATTTAAAGGATGGATCCATTGATGGGATATCTTTATCGGAGGTTGGTAGTGAAACTATCCGTCAATCAGCTGAGGCTGCGCCTATTTCCTGTGTCGAACTAGAATTGTCAATACTCTCGCAGGATGCATTGCAAAATGATGTCATCAAGACTTTATCAGAGTTGGAAATACCTGTTATTGCGTATGCACCACTTGGTCATGGTTTGTTAACAGACCAGACTGTTAACCACCCTGAGCAAGTGTTGAACAGCATTGAAAAGGGCGATATACGGAGACTATTTGATAGATTCAAACCAGATACGTTTAAGCAAAACTTGACCACATTGAAAGCACTTTATGACTTTGCACACAATGAGAAAAAGACTTCGTTGGAAGGCTTGGCATTGTCGTGGATAGTaaaaatttccaatttgCTGAATTTCAGAGGTATTGATAAGGTAACTAAAATCTTACCCATTCCGTCGGGATCcacaaagcaaaagattGATGCTAATCTTGGAAGCATAGTTGAGTTGAGTCAAgatgatttgaaaaagattgaggagattttggaaaagCACCCAATAAAAGGATTGAGATATAATGCTTTAATGGAAAAAACGTTGTTTCAAtga